In Erpetoichthys calabaricus chromosome 4, fErpCal1.3, whole genome shotgun sequence, one genomic interval encodes:
- the fam76b gene encoding protein FAM76B has translation MATTALYACTKCHQRYPFEELSQGQQLCKECRIAHPIVKCTYCRSEFQQESKTNTICKKCAQNVKQFGTPKPCQYCNIIAAFIGTKCQRCTNSEKKYGSPQTCEQCKQPCAFDRKEEGRRKVDGKLLCWLCTLSYRRVLQKTKEQRKGLGSSHSNSSSSSIAEKDQHHSKHHHHRHSSAHSKLSSLSPEQDQGLWKPSHKSSSIQNETPKKKPKLETKPSNGDSSSISQSMDSGGTDNFVLISQLKEEVMSLKRLLQQRDQTILEKERKLTELKADFQYQESNMRVKMNNMEKAHKEAMEQQQAKNRELLKQVAALSKGRKFEKTGSTFLSP, from the exons GAGTGCCGGATTGCTCACCCTATTGTGAAGTGTACCTACTGCAGGTCGGAGTTCCAGCAAGAGAG TAAAACCAACACAATTTGCAAGAAGTGTGCTCAAAACGTGAAACAGTTTGGAACA cCAAAACCTTGTCAGTACTGCAATATAATTGCAGCTTTTATTGGGACCAAATGTCAGAGATGCACAAACTCTGAAAAGAAGTATGGGTCTCCACAGACATGTGAACAATGCAAACAGCCATGTGCCTTCGACCGAAAAGAGGAAGGCAGGAGGAAG GTTGATGGGAAGCTGCTTTGTTGGTTGTGCACTCTGTCGTATAGACGTGTCCtgcaaaagacaaaagaacagaGAAAAGGGCTGGGATCGTCTCATTCcaactcctcctcttcctccattgCAGAGAAGGATCAACATCATTCCAAACATCACCATCATCGGCACAGCAGTGCTCATTCTAA actgAGCAGTCTTAGTCCTGAACAAGACCAAGGTCTGTGGAAACCAAG cCATAAATCATCATCTATTCAAAATGAAACTCCAAAGAAGAAGCCAAAACTGGAGACAAAGCCATCTAATGGAGATAG TAGCTCCATTAGTCAGTCTATGGATTCTGGAGGAACAGATAATTTTGTCCTCATTAGTCAGTTAAAGGAAGAAGTGATGTCACTCAAACGACTGTTGCAGCAAAGAGATCAGACTATTCTCGAGAAGGAGAGAAAG CTAACAGAGTTAAAGGCTGATTTTCAGTACCAGGAGTCAAATATGAGAGTGAAAATGAACAATATggaaaaagcacacaaagaagCAATGGAGCAGCAGCAG GCAAAGAACCGTGAGCTTCTGAAACAGGTTGCAGCTTTGTCAAAGGGCCGGAAATTTGAAAAGACTGGAAGCACATTTTTATCTCCCTAA